One window of Spirulina subsalsa PCC 9445 genomic DNA carries:
- a CDS encoding glycosyltransferase family 4 protein, which translates to MDANFEVVTENKKLVVGIDATNLRQGGGRTHLIELLRAANPQIHQVSKVVVWGSQSTLALLDNTPWLEKVNPPAQESGFLKRTLWQKFHLSDAAHQTGCDVLFVPGGSYSGNFHPVVTMSRNILPFEWQELWRYRWSLTTARLMLLRLTQSQTYRSADGVIFLTEYGKSTVEQITGLLQNTIIIPHGCSNRFSRPPQTQKPIDTYTTDQPFRILYVSIIDQYKHQWHIVEGVAKLRQWTGWNVVLELIGSAYPPALKRLKTTIQRYDPETRWVHYKGGVPFDQLHEVYQQADLGIFASSCENMPNILLEMMATGLPVASSNRRPMPEILGNAGVYFDPEDPHDIANALLKLIESPHLRTVLSNSSFTASQQYTWARCADTTFAFLTDVHQKYAQKENQNRR; encoded by the coding sequence GTGGACGCAAATTTTGAGGTCGTTACAGAAAACAAGAAATTAGTTGTTGGAATCGATGCAACTAATTTACGCCAAGGGGGTGGTCGTACCCATTTAATTGAACTTCTTCGTGCTGCAAATCCCCAAATACATCAAGTTTCAAAGGTGGTCGTATGGGGTAGTCAGTCAACACTTGCCCTCCTGGATAACACCCCTTGGCTTGAAAAAGTTAATCCACCGGCTCAAGAAAGCGGCTTTCTAAAACGCACCCTATGGCAAAAATTTCATCTCTCAGATGCAGCGCATCAGACTGGCTGTGATGTACTATTTGTACCAGGAGGGAGTTATTCTGGGAATTTTCATCCAGTGGTAACGATGAGCCGTAACATACTCCCTTTTGAGTGGCAAGAATTGTGGCGTTACCGTTGGTCGCTAACGACAGCAAGATTAATGCTTCTTCGCCTCACCCAATCACAGACCTATCGCTCGGCAGACGGTGTAATTTTCTTGACTGAGTATGGCAAATCTACTGTCGAACAAATAACGGGACTTTTGCAAAACACCATTATCATTCCACATGGGTGCAGCAACCGTTTTTCTCGACCTCCCCAGACACAAAAACCTATTGATACCTACACTACTGATCAACCCTTCCGGATTCTCTACGTCTCAATTATTGATCAATACAAACACCAATGGCATATTGTGGAGGGAGTCGCCAAGCTTCGCCAATGGACAGGATGGAATGTTGTATTAGAACTTATTGGATCAGCATATCCACCAGCACTGAAGCGCCTTAAGACTACTATTCAAAGGTACGACCCTGAAACACGCTGGGTACACTATAAGGGGGGAGTACCCTTTGACCAATTGCACGAAGTATACCAGCAAGCTGATCTAGGGATCTTCGCATCCAGTTGCGAAAATATGCCTAACATTCTGCTAGAAATGATGGCAACTGGATTACCTGTTGCATCATCAAACCGCAGACCGATGCCGGAAATTTTAGGTAATGCAGGAGTCTATTTTGATCCAGAAGATCCCCACGATATTGCAAATGCCTTACTTAAGCTCATTGAATCCCCCCATTTGCGAACTGTTCTGTCAAATTCCAGTTTTACGGCTTCCCAACAATACACATGGGCGCGTTGTGCGGACACAACCTTTGCATTTCTGACTGATGTTCATCAGAAATACGCCCAAAAGGAGAACCAAAACAGGAGATAA
- a CDS encoding NAD-dependent epimerase has product MKVLVTGSAGFIGSALVLQLLDRGDTVVGIDNHNDYYDPTIKEARLRRFAQHPAYTHLRIDLSNQEAIKTCFREHQPQRVVNLAAQAGVRYSIENPLAYVESNIVGFTHVLEGCRHHHVEHLVYASTSSVYGANTAMPFSIHQNVDHPLSFYAATKKANELMAHTYSHLYQLPTTGLRFFTVYGPWGRPDMALFKFTKAILAGEPIQVFNYGKHRRDFTYIDDLVEGIIRVLDCPASSNSHWNGSQPDPGTSKAPWRVYNIGNNNPVELMHYITALENALGRQAKMELLPLQPGDVPDTYADVQDLVEQFNYQPSTPIEDGIANFVAWYRDYFKI; this is encoded by the coding sequence ATGAAAGTTTTAGTTACCGGATCTGCTGGGTTTATCGGATCTGCCTTAGTCTTACAACTACTGGATAGAGGTGATACAGTAGTTGGGATCGATAACCATAACGATTACTACGATCCAACCATTAAAGAAGCTAGACTCCGCCGCTTCGCTCAACACCCCGCTTATACCCATCTCCGCATTGATTTGTCCAATCAAGAAGCCATCAAGACCTGTTTCCGCGAACATCAGCCTCAAAGGGTAGTCAATTTGGCTGCTCAGGCAGGCGTGCGGTACTCAATCGAAAATCCCCTAGCTTATGTAGAAAGCAATATCGTTGGCTTTACCCATGTCCTTGAGGGCTGTCGCCACCACCACGTAGAGCATCTGGTCTATGCCAGCACCTCTAGTGTCTATGGTGCAAACACAGCGATGCCCTTCTCTATTCATCAGAACGTAGATCATCCTCTCAGTTTTTATGCCGCAACCAAAAAAGCCAATGAGTTAATGGCTCACACCTATAGCCATCTCTACCAATTGCCCACCACGGGTCTACGTTTTTTCACGGTCTATGGCCCATGGGGCAGACCAGATATGGCCTTATTCAAGTTCACCAAAGCTATCCTAGCAGGTGAACCCATTCAAGTGTTTAATTACGGGAAACACCGACGCGACTTCACCTACATTGATGACCTCGTTGAGGGAATCATACGAGTGCTAGATTGTCCAGCTTCAAGTAATTCCCATTGGAACGGGTCACAGCCGGATCCAGGTACAAGCAAAGCTCCATGGCGGGTTTACAATATTGGGAATAACAACCCAGTAGAGTTGATGCACTACATCACGGCTTTAGAAAATGCTTTAGGTAGACAAGCAAAAATGGAACTTCTGCCCTTACAACCAGGTGACGTACCCGACACCTATGCAGATGTGCAAGATTTAGTGGAACAGTTCAACTACCAACCATCTACACCAATTGAAGACGGTATTGCTAATTTTGTGGCCTGGTATCGAGACTATTTCAAGATTTAA
- the tviB gene encoding Vi polysaccharide biosynthesis UDP-N-acetylglucosamine C-6 dehydrogenase TviB codes for MILSDIRLGIIGLGYVGLPLAVEFGRRRLVVGFDINQSRIQQLKSGDDITLETTPDELKSATYLSYTTNPDDLRGCNCYIITVPTPIDQYKRPDITPLLKASETVGRVLEQGNIVIYESTVYPGCTEEDCVPVLEKYSGLIFNQDFFCGYSPERINPGDKTHRLTTIKKVTSGSTPDIADLIDALYNEIITAGTHKAESIKVAEAAKVIENTQRDLNIALINELALIFNKLGIDTESVLNAAGSKWNFLPFRPGLVGGHCIGVDPYYLTHKAQSIGYHPEIILAGRRLNDNMGSYVVGQLIKAMTQRELQVSGARVLVMGLTFKENCPDLRNIRVVDIITELKAYNCNVDVYDPWASHEESWREYGLTLLASLPSCAGKYPRHENIYDAIILAVAHNEFKEMGATDIRALCKPNGLLYDLKYLLNAEEADLRL; via the coding sequence ATGATATTATCAGACATTCGGCTAGGCATCATTGGTTTAGGTTATGTGGGTCTTCCTTTAGCTGTTGAATTTGGGCGTAGACGTTTGGTAGTGGGTTTTGACATCAATCAAAGCCGTATCCAGCAACTTAAATCTGGTGATGATATTACATTGGAAACCACCCCAGACGAACTCAAATCCGCTACTTATCTCAGCTACACCACAAATCCTGATGATTTGCGAGGTTGTAACTGTTACATCATTACAGTCCCAACACCGATTGACCAATACAAACGCCCAGATATTACACCCCTCCTCAAAGCAAGCGAAACAGTGGGTAGGGTGCTGGAGCAAGGAAATATTGTTATTTATGAATCGACCGTCTATCCAGGCTGTACCGAAGAAGACTGTGTACCCGTCCTCGAAAAATACTCAGGCTTAATATTCAACCAAGACTTTTTCTGTGGTTACTCTCCTGAGCGTATCAACCCAGGGGATAAAACACACCGCCTCACCACCATCAAGAAGGTCACGTCTGGATCCACGCCCGATATCGCCGATCTCATCGACGCTCTCTACAACGAAATCATTACAGCAGGCACGCATAAAGCAGAAAGCATCAAAGTGGCTGAGGCCGCCAAGGTGATCGAAAATACCCAACGCGATCTCAACATTGCACTAATCAACGAATTAGCCCTAATTTTTAACAAACTAGGGATCGACACTGAATCGGTACTAAACGCTGCTGGGAGTAAATGGAACTTTCTGCCTTTCCGCCCTGGACTGGTAGGTGGTCACTGCATTGGCGTGGATCCATATTACCTGACCCATAAAGCCCAGTCCATTGGCTACCACCCAGAAATTATATTGGCCGGTCGTCGTCTCAATGACAACATGGGTAGTTATGTGGTCGGGCAGCTGATCAAAGCAATGACTCAAAGAGAGCTTCAAGTTAGTGGAGCTAGGGTTTTAGTTATGGGTCTTACCTTTAAAGAAAACTGCCCTGACTTACGCAACATCCGAGTAGTTGATATAATCACGGAGTTAAAAGCCTATAACTGTAACGTCGATGTTTATGATCCATGGGCTTCTCATGAAGAGTCGTGGCGTGAATACGGCCTTACTCTTCTAGCTTCACTCCCCTCTTGTGCAGGAAAATATCCTAGGCATGAGAATATTTATGATGCTATCATCTTGGCAGTTGCACATAATGAGTTCAAGGAAATGGGTGCTACAGATATCCGCGCCCTCTGCAAGCCTAACGGTCTTCTATACGATCTCAAATATTTGCTGAATGCTGAAGAAGCTGACCTCAGACTGTGA
- the asnB gene encoding asparagine synthase (glutamine-hydrolyzing), whose product MCGIAGYFFTSNNLPLAAALFSAKTNLVHRGPDDSGVFEDNEHGVGLVHTRLSILDLSPLGHQPMTSGDGRVVLVFNGEIYNFQELRVELETEGYSFRGHSDTEVLLNFYLSQRESVDGVKGMLRRLNGIFAFAIWDADHEALLLVRDALGVKPLYYSATQEGLAFASEIKALLPLLPRGNNLSDSPLGNLDAPAIDRYLSFLWCPGAGTPTQAIRQLGTGEGMWVKNGAIAAPFTWYRLPAFHPHPWEDKTRPRSPAQLTVTEAIHGTEQHLRQAVHRQMVADVPVGAFLSGGLDSSSIVTFAREHNPSLQCFTIEVTGLQEEGITDDLPYARRVAEHLNVPLEVVQIDAARMAEDLPAMVAQLDEPLADPAPLNVLYISRLAREQGIKVLLSGAGGDDLFTGYRRHQALMMERYWTWLPQSIRVQLERLTGGLDQRRSLTRRLRKLFHGAALEGDARLVNYFRWVDRKDLIALYTPDFRAALGNSQAEEPMLDFLSELPPETHPVERLLALEQRFFLTDHNLTYTDKMSMAVGVEVRVPFLDLDLVEFAAQIPPRYKQRGREGKWVLKKAMEPYLPQDIIYRPKSGFGAPLRRWMRHELRELLADVLSEQSLKHRGLFDPAAVQRLIADNDKGTIDASYTLLSLICIELWCRQFVDQTESKYKSFQSP is encoded by the coding sequence ATGTGTGGTATAGCTGGTTATTTCTTCACATCCAATAACTTACCCTTGGCTGCCGCATTGTTTTCCGCAAAGACAAACCTAGTTCACCGTGGACCGGATGATTCGGGTGTATTTGAGGATAATGAGCATGGGGTGGGTCTTGTCCACACACGACTGTCGATCCTTGACCTCTCGCCCCTAGGACATCAACCCATGACCAGTGGGGATGGTCGGGTGGTGCTGGTGTTCAACGGAGAAATCTACAATTTTCAGGAATTACGAGTAGAACTGGAGACAGAAGGTTATAGCTTCCGAGGCCATTCAGATACTGAGGTGTTGCTCAACTTTTATCTCTCTCAGAGAGAGTCTGTTGACGGGGTGAAGGGGATGCTACGGCGACTCAATGGCATCTTTGCTTTTGCAATATGGGATGCTGATCATGAGGCACTGCTTTTAGTGCGGGACGCTCTGGGTGTCAAGCCCCTCTACTACAGTGCCACGCAGGAGGGTCTAGCATTCGCTAGTGAAATCAAGGCTTTGCTGCCTTTGCTGCCGAGGGGAAACAACCTGTCAGATAGCCCATTGGGAAACTTAGATGCTCCTGCAATTGATCGCTATCTCAGTTTCCTCTGGTGTCCAGGAGCAGGTACACCCACTCAAGCCATACGCCAACTCGGCACAGGTGAAGGAATGTGGGTAAAGAATGGCGCGATCGCCGCCCCCTTCACTTGGTATCGTTTACCCGCGTTCCATCCTCACCCCTGGGAAGATAAAACAAGACCGCGATCGCCAGCCCAACTGACGGTAACAGAAGCAATCCATGGCACTGAGCAACACCTCCGTCAGGCCGTACACCGCCAAATGGTCGCTGATGTCCCCGTGGGAGCTTTTCTCTCTGGTGGACTAGACTCCAGCAGTATCGTCACCTTTGCCCGAGAGCATAATCCAAGCCTCCAGTGTTTCACGATTGAGGTCACAGGACTTCAAGAAGAGGGTATCACCGACGATCTCCCCTACGCCCGTCGGGTTGCTGAACATTTAAACGTGCCGCTAGAAGTTGTCCAAATCGATGCAGCACGCATGGCAGAGGATCTTCCTGCAATGGTAGCCCAACTAGATGAACCCCTCGCCGATCCAGCACCGCTCAATGTCCTGTACATCAGTCGCCTCGCCCGTGAACAGGGCATCAAAGTGCTACTATCCGGGGCCGGAGGCGATGACCTGTTTACTGGTTATCGTCGCCACCAAGCCCTCATGATGGAACGTTATTGGACTTGGCTCCCTCAATCTATCCGAGTACAGCTAGAACGCTTGACAGGTGGTTTAGATCAACGGAGATCGCTCACTCGGCGATTACGCAAGCTTTTTCACGGTGCAGCCCTAGAAGGCGATGCCCGACTGGTGAACTATTTTCGCTGGGTTGATCGAAAAGATTTAATTGCCCTTTATACCCCAGACTTTCGGGCTGCCTTGGGCAATTCTCAAGCGGAAGAACCTATGCTCGATTTCCTGTCTGAACTGCCCCCTGAGACTCATCCAGTGGAACGACTATTAGCCCTAGAACAACGTTTTTTTCTCACCGATCACAACCTCACCTACACCGATAAAATGTCAATGGCAGTGGGTGTTGAGGTGCGAGTCCCGTTCTTAGACCTCGACTTGGTTGAATTTGCTGCCCAAATTCCCCCCCGATATAAACAACGCGGTCGTGAAGGGAAATGGGTGCTGAAAAAAGCCATGGAACCCTATTTACCTCAAGATATTATCTATCGACCTAAATCAGGTTTTGGTGCGCCTCTACGACGCTGGATGCGCCATGAATTGCGCGAACTATTAGCTGATGTGCTGAGTGAACAAAGCCTGAAACATAGAGGCTTGTTTGATCCTGCGGCTGTACAGCGACTGATTGCTGACAATGACAAAGGAACAATCGATGCTAGCTATACTTTGCTTTCCTTGATTTGTATTGAGCTTTGGTGTCGGCAATTTGTGGATCAAACAGAATCAAAATACAAGTCTTTCCAGTCTCCATGA
- a CDS encoding bi-domain-containing oxidoreductase yields the protein MKQILQSLTTGQTEIQDIPAPALQPGKLLIRTHNSLVSAGTERMLVEFSQANWLDKARQQPDKVRQVLDKVSSDGLLTTLDAVQSKLDQPLPLGYCNVGTVIGVGTGVTSFQVGDRVISNGPHAEIVCVPQNLCAKIPQAVTNEAAVFTVVAAIGLQGIRLAQPTLGECFVVTGLGLIGLLTAQLLKAQGCRVLGLDFAPDKLALAQKLGIDTLNLSQSDPIALAREFSRGAGVDGVLITAATQSSEPVHQAARMCRKRGRIVLVGVTGLELSRADFYEKELSFQVSCSYGPGRYDSNYEQKGQDYPIGFVRWTEQRNFEAVLDTLASGQLQTEPLISHRFPIDQADQAYAVLTGNQPYLGIVLNYPTPTEPNSTVSLKPAPEQSPSSPAQVIVGCIGAGNYASRILLPALAQTSAQLHTLAATSGVNITHYGRKLGFQQVTTESDSLFTDSTINTVVIATRHDSHAELVCRAFATGKHVFVEKPLALNQTELEQIQQAYQAALGQGQPCQLMVGFNRRFAPLVQQMHRLLQTVTAPKALIMTVNAGAIPADHWTQDPAMGGGRIIGEACHFVDLLRFLVGQPIQSWHRTALADSKPCPDTVTLSLTFTDGSIGTIHYFANGAKSFPKERLEVFCGDRILQLDNYRTLKGWGWPQFKYQNQWRQDKGQKACLTAFVSAIATGTPTPIPVEELIEVSQAILAMAEP from the coding sequence ATGAAACAAATCCTCCAATCCCTCACCACTGGTCAAACTGAAATTCAGGACATCCCCGCCCCCGCCCTCCAACCCGGTAAACTCCTCATCCGTACCCATAACTCTTTAGTCTCCGCCGGAACCGAGCGGATGCTAGTAGAATTCAGCCAAGCCAACTGGCTCGACAAAGCCCGCCAACAACCGGATAAAGTTCGTCAAGTCCTCGATAAAGTCAGCAGCGATGGCCTCCTCACCACCCTCGATGCGGTTCAGAGCAAACTCGACCAACCTCTCCCCTTGGGCTACTGTAATGTGGGTACAGTCATCGGCGTAGGAACAGGCGTAACAAGCTTTCAGGTGGGCGATCGCGTCATCTCCAACGGCCCCCATGCCGAAATCGTTTGCGTCCCCCAAAACCTCTGCGCCAAAATTCCCCAAGCCGTCACCAATGAAGCAGCCGTCTTTACCGTCGTCGCCGCCATCGGTTTACAAGGCATTCGCCTTGCCCAACCCACCCTAGGGGAATGCTTTGTTGTCACAGGTTTAGGGTTAATTGGTCTTCTCACCGCCCAACTCCTCAAAGCCCAAGGTTGCCGCGTGTTAGGCCTTGACTTTGCCCCCGATAAATTAGCCCTTGCTCAAAAACTGGGCATTGACACCCTTAACCTCAGCCAAAGCGACCCCATCGCCCTAGCCCGTGAATTTTCACGGGGGGCGGGAGTTGATGGCGTGCTGATCACCGCCGCCACCCAAAGCAGCGAACCCGTCCACCAAGCCGCCCGGATGTGCCGGAAGCGCGGTCGCATTGTTTTAGTGGGAGTCACAGGTCTAGAACTGTCGAGGGCCGACTTCTACGAAAAAGAACTCAGCTTTCAAGTCTCCTGTTCCTATGGCCCCGGTCGCTATGACTCCAACTACGAGCAGAAGGGGCAAGACTACCCCATTGGCTTTGTCCGTTGGACAGAGCAACGGAACTTTGAAGCGGTACTCGATACCCTCGCCAGTGGTCAACTCCAGACAGAGCCACTGATTTCCCATCGTTTTCCCATAGACCAAGCCGATCAAGCCTACGCCGTCCTCACGGGCAATCAACCCTACCTTGGCATTGTCCTCAACTACCCCACCCCGACCGAACCTAACTCAACCGTCTCCCTCAAACCCGCCCCAGAGCAGTCCCCCTCTAGCCCCGCTCAGGTTATTGTCGGCTGCATTGGCGCGGGGAACTATGCCAGCCGTATCCTTCTTCCCGCCTTGGCCCAAACCTCAGCCCAACTGCATACCCTCGCCGCCACCTCTGGGGTCAATATCACCCACTATGGCCGCAAATTGGGCTTTCAACAGGTCACAACCGAATCAGATTCCCTTTTCACCGACTCCACAATTAACACGGTGGTCATCGCCACCCGCCACGATAGCCATGCTGAGTTAGTTTGTCGCGCCTTCGCTACGGGTAAGCACGTCTTTGTGGAAAAACCCTTAGCCCTGAATCAAACCGAACTAGAGCAAATTCAGCAGGCTTACCAAGCGGCCTTGGGTCAGGGTCAGCCCTGCCAGTTAATGGTCGGTTTTAACCGCCGCTTTGCCCCCCTCGTGCAACAGATGCACCGCCTTTTACAAACCGTGACTGCCCCCAAGGCCTTGATCATGACCGTCAATGCAGGGGCTATTCCAGCCGACCACTGGACGCAAGATCCAGCAATGGGTGGAGGACGGATTATCGGTGAAGCCTGCCACTTTGTTGATCTCCTGCGTTTTCTGGTTGGACAACCGATCCAAAGTTGGCACCGCACAGCCCTAGCAGACTCGAAACCCTGTCCAGATACCGTCACCCTCAGTCTGACCTTTACCGATGGCTCTATCGGCACGATTCACTATTTCGCCAATGGTGCCAAGTCTTTTCCCAAGGAACGATTAGAGGTGTTCTGTGGCGATCGCATTCTCCAGTTAGATAATTACCGCACTCTCAAAGGCTGGGGGTGGCCTCAATTTAAATACCAGAACCAATGGCGGCAGGATAAGGGACAAAAAGCCTGTCTCACGGCTTTTGTGAGTGCGATCGCCACAGGGACACCCACCCCCATTCCCGTAGAAGAACTAATTGAAGTCAGTCAGGCTATTCTAGCGATGGCTGAACCTTGA
- the wecC gene encoding UDP-N-acetyl-D-mannosamine dehydrogenase: MVNPDQNLPRVCILGLGYIGLPTAAILTQHGYSVLGVDINPNVVDTINQGLIHIVEPDLDQVVAIAVQTQKLQASTTPTAADIFIICVPTPFHPTTEGLPQPNIDYVLAAAEAIAPILQPGNLIILESTSPVGTTEQVAQTLAQAKAPIEHLHLAYCPERVLPGNILHELIHNDRVVGGLTTEAATAAQAFYQSFCQGQILTTDARTAELCKLTENAFRDVNLAFANELSMLCPNLGVDARELIRLANHHPRVNILQPGCGVGGHCIAVDPWFIASAAPDHSPLLQTARQVNNHKPQWVVDQVVAAAQEFATVHERQPIIGCFGLAFKPNVDDLRGSPALEITQNLQALGYTILPVEPNLKSHPTLDLMPWSLALDKADLLVFLVAHREFHRLTIQKPYLDFCGITDQSTH, encoded by the coding sequence ATGGTCAATCCTGATCAAAATTTGCCCCGCGTCTGCATCCTCGGTTTAGGCTACATTGGTTTACCCACAGCAGCGATCCTCACCCAACATGGCTACTCAGTCCTAGGCGTTGATATCAACCCCAATGTGGTAGACACCATCAACCAGGGTTTAATTCACATCGTTGAACCCGACCTTGATCAGGTGGTGGCGATCGCCGTCCAAACCCAAAAACTCCAAGCCAGCACCACCCCCACAGCCGCAGATATTTTTATCATCTGTGTGCCTACCCCCTTTCACCCGACGACAGAAGGCTTACCCCAGCCCAATATTGACTATGTTCTTGCAGCGGCCGAGGCGATCGCCCCCATCCTACAACCCGGCAATCTCATCATCCTAGAATCCACCTCACCCGTCGGCACAACCGAGCAAGTCGCGCAAACCCTCGCCCAAGCCAAAGCGCCCATCGAACATCTTCATCTTGCCTACTGCCCAGAACGAGTCTTACCCGGAAACATTCTCCATGAACTCATCCATAATGACCGAGTGGTAGGGGGTTTGACCACAGAAGCAGCGACAGCAGCCCAAGCTTTCTATCAGAGTTTTTGCCAAGGTCAAATTTTGACCACCGATGCCCGAACTGCTGAACTCTGTAAACTCACCGAAAATGCCTTTCGAGATGTCAACCTCGCCTTTGCCAATGAACTCTCCATGCTATGCCCTAACCTTGGGGTTGATGCGCGAGAACTCATTCGCCTCGCCAATCACCACCCCCGCGTCAACATTTTACAACCCGGTTGTGGCGTGGGGGGTCACTGTATTGCCGTAGATCCCTGGTTTATCGCTTCCGCCGCCCCCGATCACTCCCCCCTATTACAGACAGCACGACAGGTTAACAACCATAAACCCCAATGGGTCGTAGATCAAGTTGTTGCCGCGGCCCAAGAATTTGCAACAGTTCACGAACGCCAACCCATCATCGGCTGCTTCGGATTAGCCTTTAAACCAAACGTTGACGACCTACGCGGCTCCCCTGCCCTAGAAATCACCCAAAATCTTCAAGCCCTGGGTTACACTATCCTACCCGTAGAACCCAATTTAAAATCCCACCCCACCTTAGACTTAATGCCCTGGTCTTTAGCCCTAGACAAAGCCGATTTGCTCGTGTTTTTAGTCGCTCATCGTGAATTTCACAGATTAACCATTCAAAAACCTTACCTAGATTTTTGTGGAATCACTGACCAATCTACCCATTAA
- a CDS encoding heparinase II/III family protein, protein MNLGLWWRTIRDLPPQQIAARIKFEIKRRSFPKLPLSVRHYCTFGRISPTPPLHINYLNPLQINAKEPVTTDFLTKVQCPFVTLTFLNETRTLPLPITWNTSEYSRLWQFNLHYFDWIRDRIVTAYQEPELTEKSFLEIYAVTTDWILHNPFYSFDGWHPYTTSLRIVNWTYAIHTFPQLRTSEILESLWKQINYLYHNKEYFAGGNHLLENLRALIIGGLNFNHPKAKKIVQTSLKELAEQLNHQILPDGGHYERSPMYHLIVMNLVGESIACLYSANLSIPASILDSLKKMLEFAQGIRLHNGNYPLWNDAAYKITYSLDETKNWIQELLSFSSPIPPSDSLSSCNPLHLHLLNKNLESCSQSSDTKNLNQNPNLILQNQTKNQTNPDSKQHSSSYHAPDTGYSILRNPQGLELGFDYGSPCPLELPPHAHADCLTLDLYYQGQPIIVDTGTSEYKAGLIREYERSTKAHNTVEIGEQNQSEVWGSFRVGRKAKPLNIKSGLFDELQWMSAAHNGYDHPPIQSIHHRWIGLEHTNVIILDIVESNPNKIAQSNLHSITRFHFAPEIDPIKNSLANTYYYSSKHFKFHVKSFNSVQPNDIQWRNSQSSSSWYAPEFGQRIPRGCLEISTPLNQHYHALLTLISLDSLPEVEWKYTSSSFQLNLNQTSFNWKINQSGLVFEPTKL, encoded by the coding sequence ATGAATCTAGGTTTATGGTGGCGTACTATCCGCGATCTTCCTCCCCAACAAATTGCTGCCAGAATTAAATTTGAGATCAAGCGGCGTTCTTTCCCTAAACTTCCCCTCTCTGTTCGTCATTACTGTACATTCGGCAGAATTTCACCCACACCCCCCCTTCATATCAACTATCTCAACCCTCTTCAAATCAATGCAAAAGAACCAGTTACCACTGACTTTTTAACAAAAGTTCAATGTCCTTTTGTTACCCTCACTTTTTTAAACGAAACTCGTACCTTACCCCTACCTATTACTTGGAATACCTCTGAATACTCAAGACTTTGGCAATTTAACTTACATTACTTTGACTGGATTAGAGATAGGATTGTAACGGCTTATCAAGAACCTGAACTTACAGAAAAGTCTTTTTTAGAAATTTATGCCGTTACGACAGACTGGATTCTTCACAATCCGTTTTATTCCTTCGATGGTTGGCATCCCTACACAACCTCACTCCGCATTGTGAATTGGACTTATGCCATCCACACCTTCCCTCAACTGAGAACATCAGAAATTCTCGAATCTTTGTGGAAACAAATCAATTACCTCTACCACAATAAAGAATATTTTGCAGGGGGAAACCACCTGCTAGAAAACCTGAGAGCCTTAATCATTGGCGGTTTAAACTTCAATCACCCAAAAGCAAAAAAAATCGTTCAAACCTCCCTAAAAGAACTTGCTGAACAACTGAATCATCAAATATTACCTGACGGAGGACACTATGAGCGCAGTCCGATGTATCACCTGATTGTGATGAATCTAGTGGGAGAATCAATCGCCTGTTTATACAGTGCCAATCTCTCCATTCCTGCTTCCATTTTAGATTCCTTAAAAAAAATGCTCGAATTTGCCCAAGGAATCCGGTTACACAATGGCAATTACCCCCTCTGGAACGATGCAGCATACAAGATCACGTACTCCCTAGATGAAACGAAAAACTGGATTCAAGAACTTCTGAGTTTTTCTTCTCCAATCCCTCCATCAGATTCCTTGTCTTCTTGCAATCCATTACATCTTCATTTACTGAACAAAAATCTAGAGTCTTGTTCTCAATCTTCTGACACTAAAAACCTTAACCAGAATCCTAATTTAATCCTTCAAAATCAAACCAAAAATCAAACCAATCCTGACTCTAAACAGCATTCATCAAGTTATCACGCACCAGACACAGGCTATTCTATCCTACGCAATCCTCAAGGTCTTGAATTAGGATTTGACTATGGTAGTCCTTGCCCTCTAGAACTACCTCCCCATGCTCACGCAGATTGTTTAACTCTAGACTTGTACTACCAAGGTCAACCTATTATTGTTGATACCGGAACAAGTGAATATAAAGCCGGATTGATTCGAGAATATGAGCGTAGTACAAAAGCTCACAACACTGTAGAAATTGGCGAACAAAATCAATCGGAAGTTTGGGGAAGTTTCCGAGTTGGGAGAAAAGCAAAACCCTTGAATATAAAATCGGGACTTTTCGATGAACTACAATGGATGAGTGCCGCTCACAACGGATATGATCACCCCCCCATTCAATCCATTCATCACCGTTGGATTGGTCTTGAACATACAAATGTTATTATTCTAGACATTGTTGAAAGCAATCCAAATAAAATTGCTCAATCGAACTTACACAGTATTACCCGATTTCACTTTGCCCCTGAGATAGATCCCATTAAAAATTCATTAGCAAACACTTATTATTACTCATCTAAACATTTCAAGTTTCACGTTAAGAGCTTTAACTCAGTTCAACCCAATGATATTCAGTGGCGTAACTCCCAAAGCAGTTCATCTTGGTATGCTCCCGAATTTGGTCAACGCATTCCTAGGGGATGCTTAGAAATCAGCACCCCATTGAATCAACATTACCACGCTCTATTAACCTTAATCAGTCTAGACAGCTTACCTGAAGTTGAATGGAAGTACACTTCATCCTCCTTCCAGTTAAATTTGAATCAAACAAGCTTTAATTGGAAAATCAATCAATCAGGTTTAGTTTTTGAACCTACCAAACTATAA